A part of Babylonia areolata isolate BAREFJ2019XMU chromosome 6, ASM4173473v1, whole genome shotgun sequence genomic DNA contains:
- the LOC143282807 gene encoding acetyl-CoA acetyltransferase, mitochondrial-like: protein MSLRYCCPRQLLKTLSGVRHFSQVSGLNDVVIVSAVRTPIGSFLSSLAEMPAPQLGAIAVKEAINRAGIAGEEVNEVYMGNVLQAFEGQAPCRQATLGAGLPITTPTTTINKVCASGMKSVMLAAQNLMCGHQEVMVAGGMESMSNVPYYMKRGTTPYGGVQLVDAIVYDGLTDVYNKFHMGNCAENTAKKFAIGRKEQDEYAIRSYKLSQKSAAEGLFKKEIVPVIIPKKKGDPVSVSEDEEYKRVNFDKFPTLKAVFQKEGGTVTAANASTLNDGAAALVLMTARKASQLGVKPLARIMGFADAAIAPIDFPTAPAEAIPKVLKMTGVRQEDVDMWEINEAFSVVVLANIKALGLDPNKVNVNGGAVSIGHPIGMSGARITGHMVHNLKAGQKGLAAICNGGGGASAILIERL, encoded by the exons ATGAGCCTCCGGTACTGCTGCCCCAGACAG CTGTTGAAAACACTGTCTGGAGTGCGTCATTTTAGCCAGGTGTCAGGACTGAAT GACGTGGTGATAGTGAGCGCGGTGAGGACCCCCATTGGCTCCTTCCTCAGCAGTCTGGCGGAGATGCCTGCTCCCCAACTGGGTGCCATTGCCGTGAAGGAAGCCATCAATCGGGCAG GTATAGCCGGAGAGGAAGTGAACGAAGTGTACATGGGCAATGTGCTGCAGGCCTTTGAGGGGCAGGCTCCGTGTCGACAGGCCACGCTGGGTGCAG GTTTACCtatcaccacccccactaccaccatcaacaaGGTGTGTGCTTCTGGCATGAAGTCCGTCATGTTGGCTGCTCAGAACCTGATGTGTGGACACCAG GAGGTGATGGTGGCGGGGGGGATGGAGAGTATGTCCAATGTACCGTACTACATGAAGCGGGGAACCACGCCCTATGGGGGAGTGCAGCTGGTG GATGCCATTGTGTATGATGGTCTGACTGATGTCTACAACAAATTCCACATG GGAAACTGTGCAGAGAACACGGCCAAGAAGTTTGCCATCGGGCGGAAAGAGCAGGACGAGTACGCCATCAGGAGCTACAAGCTGAGTCAGAAGTCTGCCGCTGAGGGGCTGTTCAAGAAAGAGATCGTCCCCGTCATCATCCCGAAGaagaaag gcgaCCCAGTATCTGTCAGCGAGGACGAGGAATATAAGAGGGTCAACTTTGATAAATTCCCCACCCTCAAAGCTGTCTTCCAGAAAGAAGGCG GCACGGTGACGGCAGCCAATGCCAGCACACTGAACGACGGGGCGGCGGCCCTGGTCCTGATGACTGCCCGGAAAGCCAGTCAGTTGGGGGTCAAACCTCTGGCCAGGATCATGG GTTTTGCTGATGCTGCCATTGCTCCCATCGACTTTCCGACAGCACCTGCCGAAGCCATCCCCAAG GTGTTGAAGATGACAGGGGTCCGGCAGGAGGACGTGGACATGTGGGAGATCAACGAAGCCTTCAGTGTCGTTGTGCTCGCCAACATCAAGGCGCTTGGCCTTGACCCCAACAAGGTCAACGTCAACGGAGGGGCGGTCAGCATCGGACACCCCATCGG GATGTCAGGGGCTCGCATCACGGGTCACATGGTGCACAACCTGAAGGCTGGGCAGAAAGGACTGGCGGCCATCTGTAACGGAGGGGGTGGGGCCTCCGCCATCTTGATAGAGAGGCTGTGA